The following are from one region of the Candidatus Limnocylindrales bacterium genome:
- the lepA gene encoding translation elongation factor 4 has protein sequence MSVSKIRNFSIIAHIDHGKSTLADRLLELTGTVTARESTAQMLDDMDLERERGITIKARAVRLLYTRANGEEYILQLIDTPGHVDFAYEVSRSLAACEGALLVVDSTQGVEAQTLANVYLALDNDLAIVPVLNKIDLPSADPAGARAQIEEVIGIDASEAVEVSAKTGVGVDKVLEAIVEKIPPPRTTEGAPLKALVFDSWFDPYLGVVVMIRVIDGTVKKGDRIRLLQATRDYEVTRLGVFRPGPFEVGELGPGTVGFLAASIKDIAEARVGDTLTHAHRPCTEALPGFKVVKPMVFAGIYPVDSADYEQLREAIEKLKLNDSSFSYEPETSTALGFGFRCGFLGLLHIEITQERLEREFGLSLITTAPTVVYQVNLTDGTTIEIDSPAKLPDPARIDTVAEPYVAATIYVPPEYLGGVLALCEDKRGVQTDLKFPSQGRAVLHYDMPLSEIVYEFYDRLKSVSRGYASLDYEPIGFKVSPLAKVDLLINGDKLDALSMICHRDRAYPRGRDLAKKMKELIPQQMFEVVIQAAIGSKIIARETVKAMRKNVTAKCYGGDITRKRKLLEKQKEGKKRMKQVGSVEIPQEAFLAVLKVGD, from the coding sequence ATGTCCGTCTCCAAAATCCGCAACTTTTCGATCATCGCGCACATCGATCACGGCAAGTCCACGCTTGCCGATCGGCTGCTCGAGTTGACCGGAACCGTCACGGCCCGCGAGAGCACCGCGCAGATGCTCGACGACATGGACCTGGAGCGCGAGCGCGGCATCACCATCAAGGCGCGCGCGGTCCGGCTGCTCTACACGCGTGCCAATGGCGAAGAATACATCCTCCAGCTGATCGACACCCCGGGCCACGTCGACTTCGCCTACGAAGTCTCGCGGTCGCTCGCTGCCTGCGAAGGCGCGCTCCTGGTGGTCGACTCGACCCAGGGCGTGGAGGCGCAGACACTGGCCAACGTCTACCTGGCCCTCGACAACGACCTCGCGATCGTGCCGGTGCTGAACAAGATCGACCTGCCCTCGGCCGATCCGGCCGGTGCGCGGGCGCAGATCGAGGAGGTCATCGGAATCGATGCGTCCGAGGCGGTCGAGGTCAGCGCCAAGACGGGCGTCGGCGTAGACAAGGTTCTCGAGGCCATCGTCGAGAAGATCCCGCCGCCGCGGACGACCGAGGGAGCGCCGCTGAAGGCGCTGGTGTTCGATTCGTGGTTCGATCCCTACCTCGGCGTCGTCGTCATGATCCGCGTGATCGACGGCACGGTGAAGAAGGGGGACCGGATCCGCCTGCTGCAGGCGACGCGCGACTACGAGGTGACGCGTCTCGGCGTCTTCCGCCCTGGCCCCTTCGAGGTCGGCGAGCTCGGCCCGGGGACCGTGGGCTTCCTGGCCGCCAGCATCAAGGACATCGCCGAGGCGCGTGTCGGCGACACGCTCACCCATGCGCACCGGCCGTGCACCGAGGCGCTGCCCGGGTTCAAGGTCGTCAAGCCGATGGTGTTCGCCGGCATCTATCCCGTCGACAGCGCCGACTACGAGCAGCTGCGCGAGGCCATCGAGAAGCTCAAGCTCAATGACTCCTCGTTCTCGTACGAGCCGGAGACGTCGACCGCGCTCGGCTTCGGCTTTCGCTGCGGGTTCCTGGGGCTGCTGCACATCGAGATCACGCAGGAGCGCCTGGAGCGCGAGTTCGGGCTGAGCCTGATCACGACGGCGCCGACGGTGGTCTACCAGGTGAACCTCACCGACGGTACGACCATCGAGATCGACAGCCCCGCCAAGCTTCCCGATCCGGCGCGCATCGACACCGTCGCCGAGCCCTACGTGGCCGCCACGATCTACGTACCGCCGGAGTATCTGGGCGGCGTGCTGGCGCTGTGCGAGGACAAGCGTGGCGTGCAGACCGATCTGAAGTTCCCGAGCCAGGGCAGGGCGGTGCTCCACTACGACATGCCGCTGTCGGAGATCGTCTACGAGTTCTACGACCGGCTGAAGTCGGTCTCGCGGGGCTACGCATCGCTCGACTACGAGCCGATCGGCTTCAAGGTCTCGCCGCTGGCCAAGGTCGACCTGCTGATCAACGGCGACAAGCTCGATGCCCTCTCCATGATCTGCCACCGCGACCGTGCCTACCCGCGCGGGCGCGACCTGGCCAAGAAAATGAAGGAGCTGATCCCCCAGCAGATGTTCGAGGTGGTGATCCAGGCCGCCATCGGCAGCAAGATCATCGCGCGCGAGACCGTCAAGGCGATGCGCAAGAACGTCACGGCCAAGTGCTACGGCGGCGACATCACGCGCAAACGCAAGTTGCTCGAGAAGCAGAAAGAGGGGAAAAAGCGGATGAAGCAGGTCGGCAGCGTCGAGATTCCCCAAGAGGCCTTCCTGGCCGTGCTCAAGGTCGGCGATTAG
- a CDS encoding NAD-dependent epimerase/dehydratase family protein, translated as MKILITGGAGFIGSHLADAFLARGDEVSVMDNLSSGHREQVPAGARFHEVDIRDERAAQIVSEERPDVLCHHAAQMNVRYSVENPAYDAEVNVLGMVRLLEAARGAGTRLALFSSSGGTVYGEVDQYPTPEEHPTVPVCPYGITKLTGEHYLEYYWRIHGLRYVALRYANVYGPRQDPHGEAGVVAIFSKALLRGVPGNIFGDGLQTRDYVFVGDVVRANLASVDSLTDDAAGNGWCGPVNIGTGRETNVVELHERIARLAGADVRPNHVEAKEGEVRRNCLSYARAERVLGWKPSVSLDDGLAQTVDFFRTRS; from the coding sequence ATGAAGATTCTGATCACGGGCGGCGCGGGCTTCATCGGCTCGCATCTGGCGGATGCGTTCCTGGCTCGAGGCGACGAGGTCTCGGTCATGGACAACCTCTCCAGCGGCCACCGTGAGCAGGTCCCCGCCGGTGCGCGTTTCCACGAAGTGGACATTCGCGACGAGCGTGCGGCGCAGATCGTGTCGGAAGAGAGGCCCGACGTCCTGTGCCATCACGCGGCGCAGATGAACGTGCGCTACTCGGTCGAGAACCCCGCCTACGACGCGGAGGTCAACGTGCTCGGCATGGTTCGCCTGCTCGAGGCTGCGCGCGGCGCCGGCACGAGGCTGGCGCTGTTCTCGTCCAGCGGCGGAACGGTCTACGGCGAGGTCGATCAGTACCCGACGCCCGAGGAGCACCCGACGGTCCCCGTCTGTCCCTACGGCATCACGAAGCTGACCGGTGAGCACTACCTCGAGTACTACTGGCGCATCCACGGCCTGCGCTACGTGGCGCTGCGCTACGCCAACGTCTATGGCCCGCGCCAGGATCCGCACGGCGAGGCGGGGGTGGTGGCGATCTTCTCCAAGGCGCTGCTTCGGGGTGTGCCCGGCAACATCTTCGGCGACGGGCTGCAGACGCGCGACTACGTCTTCGTCGGTGACGTGGTGCGTGCCAATCTCGCCAGCGTCGACAGCTTGACCGACGACGCGGCGGGCAATGGCTGGTGCGGCCCCGTCAACATCGGCACCGGCCGGGAGACCAACGTCGTCGAGCTGCACGAGCGCATCGCGCGCCTGGCCGGCGCCGACGTCAGGCCCAATCACGTCGAAGCCAAGGAAGGCGAGGTGCGCCGCAACTGCCTGTCCTATGCGCGCGCCGAGCGCGTGCTGGGCTGGAAACCGTCGGTCAGCCTGGATGACGGCCTTGCCCAGACAGTTGACTTCTTCCGTACGCGGTCGTAG
- a CDS encoding UDP-glucuronic acid decarboxylase family protein, with the protein MARVLITGGAGFIGSHLCERFLADGHEVVAVDNLLTGDRDNIAHLFANPAFTFLPQDVTNYLYIPGPLDAVLHFASPASPVDYLELPIQTLKVGSLGTHKALGLAREKGARILVASTSEVYGDPLVHPQREDYWGNVNPIGPRGVYDEAKRFLEAMTMAYYRTHGVQTRIARIFNTYGPRMRMRDGRVVPNFMCQALQDQPITVYGDGAQTRSFCFVEDLVEGLVRLLWSDEPLPVNLGNPTEMTIQDFAVRIRDLSGSKSQIVYKDLPVDDPKVRKPDISKAQRVLGGWTPKVSLDDGLRRTIDYFQKKLASGSALT; encoded by the coding sequence GTGGCACGAGTCCTCATCACCGGCGGCGCCGGCTTCATCGGATCGCATCTGTGCGAACGCTTCCTGGCTGACGGGCACGAGGTCGTCGCCGTCGACAACCTGCTGACCGGGGATCGCGACAACATCGCCCACCTGTTCGCGAACCCCGCGTTCACGTTCCTCCCCCAGGACGTGACCAACTATCTGTACATTCCGGGTCCGCTGGACGCGGTGCTGCACTTCGCCTCGCCTGCCAGCCCCGTCGATTACTTGGAGCTGCCGATCCAGACCTTGAAGGTGGGCTCTCTCGGGACTCACAAGGCATTGGGTCTTGCTCGCGAGAAGGGAGCCCGCATTCTCGTAGCCTCGACCTCCGAGGTCTACGGTGATCCTCTGGTGCATCCGCAGCGCGAAGACTACTGGGGCAACGTCAACCCGATCGGGCCGCGCGGCGTCTACGATGAGGCCAAGCGCTTCCTGGAAGCGATGACGATGGCCTACTACCGAACGCACGGCGTGCAGACGCGCATAGCACGCATCTTCAACACGTACGGTCCTCGCATGCGCATGCGCGATGGCCGCGTGGTGCCGAACTTCATGTGCCAGGCCCTGCAAGACCAGCCGATCACCGTCTACGGCGACGGCGCGCAGACGCGCAGCTTCTGCTTCGTCGAGGATCTCGTCGAAGGCCTGGTTCGTCTGTTGTGGTCGGACGAGCCGCTGCCGGTCAACCTGGGCAACCCGACCGAGATGACGATCCAGGACTTCGCCGTGAGGATCCGCGACCTCTCCGGCTCCAAATCGCAGATCGTCTACAAGGACCTGCCCGTCGACGATCCGAAGGTGCGCAAGCCGGACATCTCCAAGGCGCAGCGCGTGCTCGGCGGCTGGACGCCCAAGGTCAGCCTCGACGACGGCCTGCGCCGCACCATCGACTACTTCCAGAAGAAACTGGCATCGGGAAGCGCTCTGACATGA
- a CDS encoding UDP-glucose/GDP-mannose dehydrogenase family protein, with protein MKICVIGTGYVGLVAGTCFAESGNDVACVDIDEKKIQRLREGHVPIYEPGLEELIQRNVEEGRLTFTTDVASAVRQSQVCFIAVGTPQGDNELAPDMRFVYQVARDIGTHMDGYRVVVLKSTVPVGTAQAVRKILDETTRHPYDVVSNPEFMKEGAAVEDFLKPDRVVIGVASDTAADIMKDLYAPFVRGGAPILVMDNPSAEMTKYAANALLATKISFINEVANLCEKVGADVSHVRQGVGTDRRLGMHFLYPGLGYGGSCFPKDVRAIMHTAQSVGLDFPLMNAVDDVNNRQKKRLFEKITQYYGGNLSGRTFGVWGLAFKPRTDDMREAPSIGLVNDLLAAGCKVNVHDPEAMEVARGCFGDRVTYCSKNYDALSGADALCVVTEWNEFRHPDFDRIKRLLKEPVVFDGRNLWEPRDMKSRGFVYFPIGRAAALPE; from the coding sequence GTGAAAATTTGTGTGATAGGGACCGGGTACGTCGGCCTGGTCGCCGGGACGTGTTTTGCCGAGAGCGGCAACGACGTTGCGTGCGTCGACATCGACGAGAAGAAGATCCAACGCCTGCGTGAGGGCCACGTCCCGATCTACGAACCCGGCCTGGAGGAGTTGATCCAGCGCAACGTCGAAGAGGGCCGGTTGACGTTCACCACCGATGTCGCTTCGGCGGTCAGACAGTCGCAGGTCTGCTTCATCGCCGTCGGCACTCCCCAGGGCGACAACGAACTGGCGCCCGACATGCGCTTCGTCTACCAGGTCGCGCGCGACATCGGCACGCACATGGACGGCTACCGCGTCGTCGTGCTCAAGAGCACAGTGCCCGTGGGCACCGCGCAGGCGGTTCGCAAGATTCTCGACGAGACGACCCGGCATCCCTACGACGTCGTCTCCAATCCGGAGTTCATGAAGGAAGGAGCGGCGGTCGAGGACTTTCTCAAGCCCGACCGTGTCGTCATCGGCGTAGCCAGCGACACGGCCGCCGACATCATGAAGGATCTCTACGCTCCCTTCGTGCGCGGCGGTGCTCCGATCCTGGTGATGGACAATCCCAGCGCCGAGATGACCAAGTACGCGGCCAACGCCCTTCTCGCGACCAAGATCTCGTTCATCAACGAGGTCGCAAACCTCTGCGAGAAGGTCGGCGCCGACGTCAGCCACGTCCGCCAGGGCGTCGGGACCGATCGCCGCCTGGGAATGCACTTCCTCTATCCCGGCCTCGGCTACGGCGGCTCGTGCTTCCCCAAGGACGTGCGCGCCATCATGCACACGGCGCAGTCGGTCGGGCTGGACTTTCCGCTCATGAACGCGGTCGACGACGTCAACAACCGGCAGAAGAAGCGCCTGTTCGAGAAGATCACCCAATACTACGGCGGCAATCTCTCCGGCCGCACTTTCGGCGTGTGGGGGCTAGCGTTCAAGCCTCGTACCGACGACATGCGCGAGGCGCCGTCGATCGGCCTGGTCAACGACCTTCTGGCCGCCGGCTGCAAGGTGAACGTGCACGATCCGGAAGCGATGGAGGTCGCGCGCGGCTGCTTCGGCGACCGCGTCACCTATTGCTCCAAGAACTACGACGCGCTCTCCGGCGCCGATGCGCTGTGCGTCGTCACGGAATGGAACGAGTTCCGTCATCCCGACTTCGATCGCATCAAGCGGCTGCTCAAGGAGCCGGTCGTCTTCGACGGCCGCAACCTGTGGGAGCCGCGCGACATGAAGTCGCGCGGATTCGTCTATTTCCCGATCGGCCGCGCCGCGGCGCTGCCGGAATAG
- a CDS encoding glycosyltransferase family 2 protein, protein MKQLAESLSRAPLAAAVEVSVVLPVYNEQDNIEPLHAELTEVLSALGRSYEIIYTDDGSRDRSPQILRRIQERDSNVRVVLFRRNFGQTAAVAAGLERTRGAIVVTLDSDRQNDPRDIPRLIAKLEEGYDLVSGWRQDRKDELVRRRMPSVAANAMIRAITGVHIHDYGCMLKAYRGEVARSLRLYGEMHRFIPAIACDLGAKVTEIVVNHRPRVAGSSKYGLSRVVRVVLDLLTVKFLSVYSTRPIHVFGVMGVLLGGAGAAVLALLGVQKIVFGMPLAGRPILLLAILLVVTGVQLVTMGLLGEMLARTYHESQGKPIYVVAEELGEPISKLAGPPMLG, encoded by the coding sequence ATGAAGCAGCTCGCCGAATCTCTTTCGCGCGCTCCCCTGGCCGCCGCCGTCGAGGTATCGGTGGTGCTGCCGGTCTACAACGAGCAGGACAACATCGAGCCGCTGCACGCCGAGCTGACCGAAGTCCTGTCCGCGCTGGGCCGCAGCTACGAGATCATCTACACCGACGATGGATCGCGAGACCGCTCGCCGCAGATCCTGCGCCGCATTCAGGAACGCGATTCCAACGTCCGCGTCGTCCTGTTCCGCCGCAACTTCGGGCAGACCGCGGCGGTGGCCGCCGGACTCGAGCGCACCCGCGGCGCAATCGTCGTCACGCTCGACTCGGACCGGCAGAACGACCCGCGCGACATCCCGCGCCTGATCGCCAAGCTCGAGGAAGGGTACGACCTGGTCTCCGGCTGGCGCCAGGACCGCAAGGACGAGCTGGTGCGGCGGCGCATGCCGTCGGTGGCCGCCAACGCCATGATCCGCGCCATCACCGGCGTCCACATCCACGACTACGGCTGCATGCTGAAGGCCTACCGCGGCGAGGTGGCGCGCAGCCTTCGACTGTACGGCGAGATGCACCGGTTCATTCCGGCCATCGCCTGTGATCTCGGCGCCAAGGTCACCGAGATCGTCGTCAATCACCGGCCGCGGGTGGCGGGCTCCTCCAAGTACGGGCTGTCGCGAGTGGTGCGGGTGGTGCTCGATCTGCTGACGGTCAAGTTCCTGTCGGTGTACTCGACGCGTCCCATCCACGTCTTCGGTGTGATGGGTGTGCTGTTAGGGGGGGCCGGAGCCGCCGTCCTGGCGCTGCTCGGCGTTCAGAAGATCGTCTTCGGCATGCCGCTGGCCGGCCGCCCCATCCTGCTCTTGGCGATTTTGCTGGTCGTGACGGGCGTCCAACTGGTGACGATGGGTTTGCTGGGGGAGATGCTCGCGCGCACCTACCACGAGAGCCAAGGCAAGCCGATCTACGTGGTCGCGGAGGAGCTGGGGGAGCCCATTTCCAAGCTTGCCGGTCCACCCATGCTCGGCTAG
- a CDS encoding TIGR03557 family F420-dependent LLM class oxidoreductase, protein MTHFGYKLMTETHGPRDLVENAVAAERAGFDFVSISDHFHPWLQSHGHSPFAWSVLGAIAHATKTVGICTGLTCPIIRYHPAIVAQAAATIGVMSEGRFTLALGTGERLNEHVVGQGWPGPTDRLDMLREAVEIMRLLWEGDLVSHSGTYFDVESARIYDLPQEPIPIVIGAGGPKAAALAGEIGDGMMTVSADSQLVEAFRNAGGGTQRLYAELACAYAESKQEALELAHRYSRFGALDWSVLTEIPGVAGFEAATRFVRPEDLAQEMPHGPDVDTYVDAIEKFVDAGFDHIVLVGVGEDQHPFLRFFEEELSPRLRSGKAARADAHAAGSEPRQERPGLRS, encoded by the coding sequence ATGACGCATTTCGGATACAAGCTGATGACGGAGACGCACGGCCCGCGCGACCTCGTCGAAAACGCAGTCGCTGCAGAGCGAGCCGGCTTCGACTTCGTGTCGATCTCCGACCATTTCCACCCGTGGCTGCAGTCGCACGGCCATTCCCCGTTCGCATGGAGCGTGCTCGGCGCCATCGCCCACGCCACGAAGACCGTCGGCATCTGTACCGGGCTGACGTGCCCGATCATTCGGTACCATCCCGCCATCGTGGCGCAGGCCGCCGCGACGATCGGCGTCATGAGCGAGGGACGCTTCACGCTCGCCCTCGGCACGGGCGAGCGGCTCAACGAGCACGTGGTGGGACAGGGCTGGCCCGGCCCCACCGACCGTCTCGACATGCTGCGCGAAGCGGTCGAGATCATGCGGCTTCTGTGGGAGGGCGACCTCGTTTCGCACTCCGGCACCTACTTCGACGTCGAAAGCGCCCGCATCTACGACCTGCCCCAGGAGCCGATTCCGATCGTCATCGGCGCGGGGGGCCCCAAAGCCGCGGCGCTGGCGGGCGAGATCGGCGACGGCATGATGACGGTGTCGGCCGACTCGCAGCTCGTCGAGGCGTTCCGCAACGCCGGCGGCGGCACGCAACGACTGTACGCCGAGCTCGCGTGCGCGTACGCCGAGTCCAAACAGGAAGCGCTCGAGCTTGCGCATCGCTACTCCCGCTTCGGCGCACTGGACTGGAGCGTCCTGACGGAAATTCCGGGCGTTGCCGGCTTCGAGGCTGCCACCAGGTTCGTGCGCCCCGAAGACCTCGCGCAGGAGATGCCACACGGGCCGGACGTGGACACCTACGTCGATGCCATCGAGAAGTTCGTCGATGCCGGTTTCGATCATATCGTGCTGGTGGGCGTCGGCGAGGATCAGCATCCATTCCTGCGTTTCTTCGAGGAGGAGTTGTCGCCGCGACTGCGGTCGGGGAAAGCCGCCCGCGCAGATGCGCATGCCGCCGGCAGTGAGCCTCGGCAGGAGCGACCGGGTCTGAGGAGCTGA
- a CDS encoding dockerin type I repeat-containing protein has protein sequence MVSRRCVYVIVIGALMLCSHFDAAEARQPDGVSETTVLSPNSPRIPVTSFPLPSTSFPNTTVPPTLPPTTTTMPASECGDANNDSSVTASDALAVLRAAVGTFNDCPMSRCDADGNGSLTASDALRVLRRAVGTSVTMSCPA, from the coding sequence ATGGTTTCTCGTCGCTGCGTCTACGTCATCGTGATCGGCGCCCTCATGCTCTGCTCCCACTTCGATGCGGCCGAGGCGCGACAGCCCGACGGCGTGTCCGAAACGACGGTCCTCTCGCCGAATTCGCCGCGCATCCCCGTCACGTCCTTCCCGCTGCCCAGCACATCGTTTCCCAACACGACGGTCCCCCCCACGCTTCCACCGACGACCACGACGATGCCTGCGAGCGAGTGCGGGGATGCCAACAACGATTCGTCGGTCACGGCCTCCGACGCGTTGGCCGTTCTGCGCGCGGCGGTCGGGACGTTCAACGACTGTCCGATGTCTCGCTGCGACGCCGATGGCAACGGATCGCTGACCGCCAGCGATGCGCTGCGGGTGCTGCGGAGGGCCGTGGGAACGTCGGTGACGATGAGCTGCCCCGCCTGA
- a CDS encoding glycosyltransferase: protein MNIGFVHPDLGIGGAERLVVDAATALRAAGHHVTIHTSHHDRERSFEETRDGTLAVRAHDSLFPRHIAGRLLAPCAIARTLVAARQARRAHYDVVFCDLVAHSVPAVRRPGTRVAFYCHYPDKLLAPPGGVLHRWYRRPIDALEERATAMADLILVNSRFTAAAFEQAYPGCAHVRPTLLYPGVRTERFGGSQALAGSDEPILLLAISRLERKKNLELAVGALARLRSLVPADVAARLRLCVAGGYDERLEDNRQALQRLRAEIARHGLGGVVAIEANVSDERKLELLHACRAVIYTPGHEHFGYVPLEAMASGRPVAVCDTGGPTETVVHGMTGLVCAPTAEAFASQLAPLVTDVALARRMGVAGVSHVAAAFSMDAFGGRLRAIVDALAAS, encoded by the coding sequence TTGAACATCGGATTCGTCCATCCCGACCTCGGCATCGGCGGTGCCGAGCGTCTGGTGGTCGATGCCGCCACGGCCCTGCGCGCGGCCGGCCATCACGTCACCATCCACACCTCTCACCACGACCGTGAGCGCAGTTTCGAGGAGACGCGCGACGGCACGCTGGCGGTGCGCGCGCACGACAGCCTGTTTCCCCGCCACATTGCCGGACGGCTGCTCGCTCCATGCGCCATCGCCCGCACGCTGGTAGCGGCCAGGCAGGCGCGGCGTGCGCATTACGATGTGGTGTTCTGCGACCTCGTGGCGCACAGCGTGCCCGCGGTTCGGCGACCCGGAACGCGGGTCGCGTTCTACTGCCACTATCCCGACAAGCTTCTGGCGCCGCCAGGTGGTGTGCTGCACCGGTGGTACCGGCGCCCCATCGACGCTCTCGAAGAGCGTGCGACAGCGATGGCCGACCTGATCCTCGTCAACAGCCGCTTTACCGCCGCAGCCTTCGAGCAAGCCTACCCGGGCTGCGCCCACGTCCGGCCTACGCTGCTGTACCCGGGCGTGCGCACCGAACGCTTCGGCGGCAGCCAGGCGTTGGCCGGCAGCGACGAGCCGATCCTGCTGCTCGCCATCAGCCGCCTGGAACGAAAGAAGAACCTGGAGCTTGCGGTCGGCGCCCTCGCACGCCTGCGCAGTCTGGTTCCAGCCGACGTCGCCGCGCGCCTGCGCCTTTGCGTGGCCGGAGGATACGACGAGCGCCTCGAGGACAACCGGCAGGCGCTGCAGCGGCTTCGCGCGGAGATCGCGCGTCACGGCCTTGGCGGCGTCGTCGCGATCGAGGCCAACGTCAGCGATGAGCGAAAGCTCGAGCTGCTGCACGCGTGCCGCGCCGTGATCTACACGCCCGGCCACGAGCACTTCGGCTACGTCCCGCTGGAAGCGATGGCCAGCGGCCGTCCCGTCGCCGTGTGCGACACTGGCGGACCCACGGAAACCGTCGTGCATGGCATGACCGGCCTCGTCTGCGCGCCGACAGCCGAGGCGTTCGCCAGCCAGCTTGCGCCGCTGGTGACGGACGTCGCACTGGCGCGTCGCATGGGCGTGGCCGGCGTCTCTCACGTCGCCGCGGCGTTCTCCATGGACGCGTTCGGCGGTCGTCTGCGCGCGATCGTCGACGCGCTCGCGGCTTCGTAG